In one window of Hyla sarda isolate aHylSar1 chromosome 1, aHylSar1.hap1, whole genome shotgun sequence DNA:
- the RAB35 gene encoding ras-related protein Rab-35, giving the protein MARDYDHLFKLLIIGDSGVGKSSLLLRFADNTFSGSYITTIGVDFKIRTVEINGEKVKLQIWDTAGQERFRTITSTYYRGTHGVIVVYDVTSAESFVNVKRWLHEINQNCDDVCRILVGNKNDDPERKVVETEDAYKFAAQMDIQLFETSAKENLNVEEMFNCITELVLRAKKENLAKQQQQQQNDVVKLNKNSKRKKRCC; this is encoded by the exons ATGGCCCGGGATTACGACCATCTGTTCAAGTTGCTGATCATCGGAGACAGCG GTGTCGGGAAAAGTAGTTTACTCCTAAGGTTTGCTGATAATACCTTTTCAG GCAGCTACATCACAACGATTGGGGTTGATTTTAAAATCAGGACAGTTGAAATTAATGGGGAGAAAGTGAAACTCCAGATATGGGACACTGCGGGGCAGGAACGGTTCCGGACCATAACATCAAC gtACTATAGAGGGACCCATGGTGTCATTGTTGTTTATGATGTTACCAGTGCCGAGTCTTTTGTAAATGTAAAAAGATGGTTACATGAAATAAACCAGAACTGTGATGATGTGTGCCGAATATTAG TGGGAAATAAGAATGATGACCCTGAAAGGAAAGTGGTGGAAACAGAAGACGCCTATAAATTTGCTGCGCAGATGGACATTCAGCTGTTTGAGACTAGCGCCAAAGAAAACCTCAATGTTGAGGAG ATGTTTAATTGCATTACTGAGCTAGTCCTCCGAGCAAAGAAAGAGAACTTGGcaaagcagcaacaacagcaacagaaTGACGTGGTGAAATTAAACAAAAACAGTAAAAGGAAGAAGAGATGCTGCTAG